A single window of Aphidius gifuensis isolate YNYX2018 linkage group LG1, ASM1490517v1, whole genome shotgun sequence DNA harbors:
- the LOC122849236 gene encoding uncharacterized protein LOC122849236, with product MGFAKAKKLQKANERKSLKDFKRKVVYKITKVARFPTSKYGPALTVEINNENYAYLPKRFATHFNQDDQEFKELENAVKKGTLTMVLDGENNQDVILDDSTYDLRDFDDDEEM from the coding sequence atgggttttgcaaaagcaaaaaaacttcaaaaagctAACGAACGCAAATCATTAAAAGATTTTAAGAGAaaagtagtttataaaattactaaagtaGCGAGATTTCCAACATCAAAGTATGGTCCAGCACTAACAGTTGaaatcaacaatgaaaattatgcatATCTACCAAAAAGATTTGCTACACATTTCAATCAAGATGATCAAGAATTTAAGGAGCTAGAAAATGCTGTCAAGAAAGGAACACTAACCATGGTTCTTGATGGTGAAAATAACCAAGATGTAATATTAGATGATAGTACATATGATCTACGTGATttcgatgatgatgaggaaatgtga
- the LOC122849263 gene encoding cardioacceleratory peptide receptor — protein MINSNHWLHVTQLQITINKKKNMSLMCSVQIVETSNWNGSMVENSASKYLTTENMNNIFITKSNTSLMDTDATAELDQFYFYETEQFTVLWILFIVIVVGNTAVLTGLQLGKRRKSRMDFFIKQLALADLFVGFISVLTDIVWRTTVAWVAGNIACKFVKFSQVLVTYSSTYVLVALSIDRYDAITKPMNFSGSWKRARVLVVSAWGLSGILSIPILFLYEEKIVQGKKQCWIDLDSPLKWRIYMTLVSFTLFLVPTIIISGCYIIIVATIWSQNNALRQGPMRDRRASSRGLIPRAKIKTVKMTFVIVFVFILCWSPYFTFDLLQVYGYIPKTQTNIALATFIQSLAPLNSAANPIIYCLFSKSFFKTVR, from the exons ATGATTAACAGTAATCACTGGTTACACGTTACACAACTTCAAAtaacgataaataaaaaaaaaaatatgtcactGATGTGCAGTGTTCAAATTGTTGAAACATCTAATTGGAATGGGAGCATGGTTGAAAATTCGGCATCTAAGTATTTGACAACTGAAAATATGAATAACATCTTTATTACCAAATCTAATACATCATTGATGGATACTGATGCAACGGCTGAacttgatcaattttatttttacgag actGAGCAGTTCACGGTACTATGGATTTTGTTCATTGTCATTGTCGTTGGGAACACAGCAGTACTCACAGGTCTGCAATTAGGAAAACGTAGAAAATCAAGAATGGATTTTTTCATCAAGCAATTGGCACTTGCTG ATTTGTTTGTGGGTTTTATCTCAGTTTTAACAGACATTGTTTGGCGAACTACTGTTGCCTGGGTTGCTGGTAATATTGCctgtaaatttgttaaattcagTCAAGTACTTGTGACGTACAGCTCAACATATGTGCTAGTTGCATTGTCAATCGATCGATACGATGCAATAACAAAACCAATGAATTTCTCCGGAAGTT GGAAGCGTGCACGAGTACTTGTGGTTTCGGCATGGGGACTTTCTGGTATCTTGAGCATTCCAATTCTCTTTctttatgaagaaaaaattgtacaa GGTAAGAAACAATGCTGGATTGATCTAGATTCACCTCTGAAATGGCGTATTTATATGACCCTTGTGAGCTTCACATTATTTTTGGTGCCAACTATTATCATCAGTGGTtgctatattattattgttgcaaCAATATGGTCTCAGAATAATGCACTACGTCAGGGTCCAATGAGAGACAGAAGAGCATCATCCAGAGGACTGATACCGAGAGCTAAAATTAAAACAGTCAAAATGacatttgttattgtttttg tATTTATACTTTGCTGGAGTCCATACTTTACATTCGATTTACTGCAAGTTTATGGATACATACCAAAGACACAGACAAATATTGCTTTGGCAACATTCATCCAAAGTCTTGCACCTCTCAATTCAGCAGCGAATCCAATTATATATTGTCTTTTCAGTAAATCATTTTTCAAGACCGTACGGTAa